One stretch of Juglans microcarpa x Juglans regia isolate MS1-56 chromosome 3D, Jm3101_v1.0, whole genome shotgun sequence DNA includes these proteins:
- the LOC121253991 gene encoding LOW QUALITY PROTEIN: sister chromatid cohesion 1 protein 3-like (The sequence of the model RefSeq protein was modified relative to this genomic sequence to represent the inferred CDS: deleted 1 base in 1 codon) — protein sequence MFYSQTFLARKGPLGTVWCAAHLQHRLKKSHYSSTDIPSTVDRIMFPEVPIALRMSGHLLLGVVRIYSKKVDYLFQDCNAVLSGLRKAFASIDLNLPEDARQAPVQSITLPDTFDLDTLDLDHDIYDEGSPDNHLKSREEITLTDQNPIGRDPYVAISFDEDFMMMDSSHPEVFADSDVRLMEGILPSPPVNANDGFQHHNPSNQREELNLRLSNDKNPQSYPHDVESRDESLSNQTEMLDNDANIPQDLPDREILRDSVHGFGLENLPPIFPDHGDDLGGKKISLDQTMNEKETFPPIMDENLLSGGQSLPFQQHSESPPSAASQQATEIFDAHVSLSVGLGIILSTPPVKQPKARKRKRKQFFDESTVLTNKLMKKSLEDSNDLLRKKRDAPCSALGIWKLNNTLRKEQVFHQPSLTGLCLDLCDIFKDLISTKPHLIFSEETSPDPKIAVSPASTNEAFLEPRVSQSPAATIVTVPESRDAQSPSLVHDLDMEIERPRNIEAFDGGSFLPEFVPSQARFTPSPLRRCDFTPATIIETRVLSTPHVAASTGTGGSEKRRMTFSEEHPSLKSTGLSDIPGLMNSAEADDLYFLEEDNNTPTAGSQGTGRIDSLSARTRAVAQYLKRHSPFNASSEGLSGDLILNKTLEGRTRKLCARMFFEMLVLKSYGLVDVQQEEPFSDIRLKLTPTLSKTQI from the exons ATGTTTTACTCTCAAACTTTTTTGGCGCGAAAAGGGCCACTGGGAACGGTGTGGTGTGCTGCTCATCTTCAACATCGCCTCAAAAAGTCTCACTACAGTTCCACCGATATCCCCTCCACCGTCG ATCGAATCATGTTTCCGGAAGTTCCCATTGCCCTCAGAATGTCGGGCCACCTTTTATTAGGTGTTGTTCGGATATATTCAAAGAAAGTGGATTATTTGTTCCAGGACTGTAATGCTGTTTTAAGTGGCTTAAGAAAGGCCTTTGCGTCTATAGATCTCAATTTGCCGGAGGATGCCAGACAGGCACCGGTTCAATCTATCACTTTGCCAGACACGTTTGACCTCGATACGTTGGATTTGGACCATGACATTTATGATGAGGG GTCCCCAGATAATCACCTCAAGAGTCGAGAGGAGATTACGTTAACAG ATCAAAATCCTATTGGAAGAGACCCTTATGTTGCTATTTCTTTTGATGAG GATTTCATGATGATGGATTCCTCACATCCAGAAGTGTTTGCTGACTCTGATGTCAGACTGATGGAGGG CATTCTCCCTTCACCTCCGGTGAATGCTAATGATGGATTTCAACATCATAATCCAAGTAATCAGAGGGAAGAACTTAACTTGAGGCTTAGCAATGACAAGAACCCTCAAAGTTATCCACATGATGTGGAATCTCGAGATGAGAGTCTAAGTAATCAGACAGAGATGCTTGATAACGATGCCAATATCCCCCAAGATCTTCCAGATAGGGAAATACTACGTGATTCTGTTCATGGTTTTGGCTTAGAAAACCTTCCTCCCATATTTCCAGATCATGGGGATGACCTAGGCGGAAAGAAAATATCCTTAGACCAAACAATGAACGAGAAGGAAACCTTCCCTCCAATCATGGATGAAAATTTATTGTCTGGAGGGCAGTCTTTGCCATTTCAGCAACATTCAGAATCACCACCTTCTGCAGCTTCCCAACAGGCTACCGAGATTTTTGATGCACACGTTTCATTAA GTGTTGGGCTGGGGATTATTCTATCAACTCCACCTGTTAAGCAGCCAAAAGcaagaaagaggaagaggaaacaGTTCTTTGATGAGTCCACAGTGTTGACTAACAA ACTTATGAAGAAGTCTCTTGAAGATTCTAATGATTTATTGCGGAAGAAAAGGGACGCCCCTTGCTCTGCTTTGGGTATCTGGAAGTTAAACAACACTTTACGAAAGGAACAAGTT TTTCACCAGCCTTCATTGACTG GGTTGTGTTTGGATCTTTGTGATATTTTCAAGGACCTCATATCTACAAAACCCCATCTCATTTTCTCCGAGGAAACTTCTCCAGATCCTAAAATTGCAGTATCCCCTGCTTCAACAAATGAAGCTTTCCTAGAGCCGAGGGTTTCACAATCTCCTGCTGCCACAATCGTAACTGTCCCAGAGTCTAGGGATGCTCAATCTCCTTCTCTTGTGCATGACCTTGACATGGAAATTGAACGTCCTCGAAATATCGAAGCGTTTGATGGCGGCAGCTTCTTACCTGAATTTGTGCCATCCCAAGCTAGATTCACGCCTTCTCCTCTTAGAAGATGTGACTTTACTCCTGCAACAATCATTGAGACCAGGGTGTTATCTACACCCCATGTAGCAGCATCCACCGGAACTGGTGGGTCTGAGAAGAGAAGAATGACGTTTTCAGAGGAGCATCCAAGTCTAAAGAGCACTGGTCTCTCAGATATTCCTGGTTTGATGAATTCCGCCGAAGCAGAT GACCTTTACTTTTTGGAAGAAGATAACAATACCCCAACAG CAGGATCGCAAGGAACGGGAAGAATAGATTCATTGTCTGCAAGAACCAG GGCTGTTgctcaatatttaaaaagacATTCTCCTTTCAACGCAAGCTCAGAAGGCCTATCTGGAGATCTCATTTTGAACAAGACTTTAGAAGGAAGGACAAGAAAGCTATGTGCTCGCATGTTTTTTGAGATGCTT